The sequence below is a genomic window from Sphingobacterium sp. ML3W.
TAGTTGTCGTTATTGTTTAATGTCGGTTCAAGCTCTGCATCTGCCTTCTCCTTTAATTGCTGGACCAATTTAGCTATATCCGAAACAATTTTAGTGATAAATTGTAGTTGTTCGGTTAGTAAATTACTGTTTTCGTCCTCAAAATCATCTGCGGCTACTTGATTTTCTGGTATTTGAAAATCTACTGGGATGAATTTATTTTCTTCGTTAGAGCTGTTCAGTGCTCTAATTGCAGTTTCTAGCGCACTCAAAATCTTTCGAATTAACTTAACGTGGTTTTTTGTAATCGTATGGTTGGCTTTCGAAGAAGTAACTTGATTGTGAAGCGTAACAGCAAAAGAGGCAAGCACATGATTAAAAATAACAAACCTATTTACATCTTTAGTATACTTTTGCTTATTCTTGGGTTCTGTTAGCATGCGCTGGAAAGTTGAACCCATATTGGCCGTTTCTACGTACAGTTTTTTTCGTACTAATTTGTACTCTGTGATGGTCGGGTCATTTCCTGCAATCTCTTTCAATGTCAGTGCGATATAATGGTAGCTGGCAATCAATAGCTTTTGCATCGATTCTTTAATTTGAGTCGATTCCCAATTTGGGAAAATAACGTAGCTTGAAAGAAAAGCAATCATTCCTCCGATGAATGTGTCTAAAATACGTTCTTTCGTTACCTCCATTGTATTTGTACTCACAAAGCTTAGCATGATGAGGACATAGGGGGTCATGAAAATAACGGCAACGATATAATTTACTCGAAAAAGACTGTATGCACTTAAGAAGAAAAGTATCAATAAAATGAAACGAATCGTTTCATCATGCACCATATACAGTATGAAAGCACCAATAAGGCCGCCGATAATGGTTCCCATTAAGCGCTGTATATTCCTAGATTTTGTCAGCCCGAAGCCGGGTTTTAAAATCACCATGATGGTTAATAATATCCAGAATATATTTTCACTAATGTGGAACGATTTAGCAAGGAAGTATGTAGCAGACATTACTATAGCCATCCGTAAGGCATGCCTGAAATAAGTTGAATCTAGTGTTAAGTTTTCTCTAATCTTTTTAAAATCGATGATAGAGGGTTCGATGAATTTTTTTGCGTCATCTATTTCCAATTTGCTGACTTCTGTAGATTTCAAATGAGAGTAACTGTAGA
It includes:
- a CDS encoding FUSC family protein, yielding MKQTQEIKSFFYSQYFADGIRITIGCIVPVIIFAAMGQFMNGTFVSFGALLLGLSDTPGAPSHRRIGMYFTSIFTIITFILTVSINTNVYLVTILIAILCFIFAMFAVLNARASNVGLMCTLMMLIHVDTPFTLYAALTYLFYYSIGCLWYMIVSLSITQVRPYRLTQQELSESIRHVADYLRLKANFYDINVDNDKNYLKLIEKQVEVNNHQENVRNLLFQSKRSIKDTTKTGRYLTFVFNDIIDLFEQSMATHYDYNTVSEKFGHTGILNEFKHIILKLTNELDHIAYQLNANRTPTPMYNFDQEINLLHRKIDSIEKEFHYNTIALRKILINVRDIIRHINDIYSYSHLKSTEVSKLEIDDAKKFIEPSIIDFKKIRENLTLDSTYFRHALRMAIVMSATYFLAKSFHISENIFWILLTIMVILKPGFGLTKSRNIQRLMGTIIGGLIGAFILYMVHDETIRFILLILFFLSAYSLFRVNYIVAVIFMTPYVLIMLSFVSTNTMEVTKERILDTFIGGMIAFLSSYVIFPNWESTQIKESMQKLLIASYHYIALTLKEIAGNDPTITEYKLVRKKLYVETANMGSTFQRMLTEPKNKQKYTKDVNRFVIFNHVLASFAVTLHNQVTSSKANHTITKNHVKLIRKILSALETAIRALNSSNEENKFIPVDFQIPENQVAADDFEDENSNLLTEQLQFITKIVSDIAKLVQQLKEKADAELEPTLNNNDN